One segment of Carcharodon carcharias isolate sCarCar2 chromosome 16, sCarCar2.pri, whole genome shotgun sequence DNA contains the following:
- the rabggtb gene encoding geranylgeranyl transferase type-2 subunit beta — translation MGTPVKDVVLKADAPAVLLLDKHSDYIASYGSKKDDYEYCMSEYLRMSGIYWGLTVMDLMRQLHCMNKEEILQFVKSCQHECGGVGASIGHDPHLLYTLSAVQILSLYDSLHVIDVDKVVQYVKGLQQEDGSFAGDKWGEIDTRFSFCAVATLALLGRLDAINLDSAAEFVLSCMNFDGGFGCRPGSESHAGQIYCCTGFLAITGQLHQVNADLLGWWLCERQLPSGGLNGRPEKLPDVCYSWWVLASLKIIGRLHWIDKDKLSRFILACQDEETGGFADRPGDVVDPFHTLFGVAGLSLLGDQQIKPVNPVFCMPEDTLRRIGIQPELLC, via the exons ATG GGCACCCCAGTGAAAGATGTGGTTCTCAAAGCTGATGCTCCCGCAGTTCTGTTACTGGACAAACATTCTGATTACATCGCCTCATATGGATCGAAGAAGGATGATTAT GAGTACTGCATGTCGGAGTACTTGAGGATGAGTGGAATCTACTGGGGTCTGACAGTGATGGATCTGATGAGGCAGCTGCACTGTATGAACAAGGAGGAAATCCTACAGTTTGTTAAGTCGTGTCAGCACGAATGTGGGGGAGTTGGAGCCAGCATAGGCCATGATCCTCACCTTCTCTATACCCTGAGCGCTGTGCAG ATCCTTTCTCTCTATGATAGTCTTCATGTCATTGATGTTGACAAAGTTGTTCAATATGTTAAAGGCCTCCAACAAGAAGATGGTTCCTTTGCTGGTGACAAATGGG GTGAGATAGACACCAGgttttccttctgtgctgtagcaacGCTGGCACTTTTG GGAAGACTTGATGCCATCAATCTGGATTCAGCAGCAGAATTTGTTTTATCCTGTATGAACTTTGATGGAGGATTTGGATGCcgaccaggttctgaatctcacGCTGGACAG aTTTACTGCTGCACGGGGTTTCTGGCTATCACAGGCCAGTTGCACCAAGTTAATGCTGACTTGCTGGGCTGGTGGCTCTGTGAGCGGCAATTACCATCTGGGGGCCTCAATGGACGACCTGAGAAG TTGCCAGATGTTTGTTACTCATGGTGGGTGCTGGCCTCTCTGAAAATCATTGGGCGACTGCACTGGATCGACAAGGATAAATTGAGCCGATTTATCTTGGCCTGTCAAGATGAGGAGACTGGTGGATTTGCAGACCGGCCTGGAGATGTG GTTGATCCCTTCCACACGTTGTTTGGAGTGGCAGGCCTCTCCCTGCTGGGTGACCAGCAGATTAAGCCTGTTAACCCAGTGTTTTGCATGCCAGAGGATACCCTGCGGAGAATTGGCATCCAGCCTGAGCTGCTGTGCTAA